From Calditrichota bacterium, one genomic window encodes:
- a CDS encoding amino acid adenylation domain-containing protein, whose amino-acid sequence MSDIYKQIANLPPEKREVLEMMLMEQGVDLAQMAIIPVSRDINKFPLSYSQQRLWFLDQLEPGSPLYNICSPILIKGNLNKDALKSALCEIIKRHEVLRTTFTNEGKEPYQIVQQAFEPDIDIVSESNNNDIQQLIFEESIKPFDLNNGPLLRVKQIQISDDKNIIILTLHHIVSDNWSTGILIHEIMQLYPALANEDKISLAELPVQYADFSSWQRKWLSGKTLQNQLDYWEKQLAGIPPILEMPSDFPRPAVQTFNGDNLLFDLDIESVQNIKQLCEKFDITPFMALLSVFQIMLFKYSGQNDFCIGSPIANRNRSETESLIGFFINTLVLRADLSGNPKISELLKRVKETTIGAIDHQDLPFETLVEKLDPKRDMSHTPLFQVMFVLNNAPVETLKLPELEVSLVELDNKTSKFDLIFNFTENGDLLNGKVEFNTDVFKAETISQMIGHFKQTLTQLLKNTSQTVSEISLLEEDERNLVLNQWASSERTSNATKLIPEMIDENLTENADKIALQIADQNITYKDLLKKSNSLATFLVNEKKIQPGDIVAVLANRSAEMIYGMLGVMKAGATYLPLDASYPQDRLQYMIDDSNAKLLLTKSDLDIASKLEISEKIIFKNIPENNEVVNQAKPNSPAYIIYTSGSTGNPKGVLVAHQTIADHCLDMARHYNLTSKKNVLQFAALNFDASLEQILPTLISGATLVLRDDEVWPAADFMAYVNKYNLNVINLPTAYWNQLTEYLSSKEQIQNLISHNLELVIIGGDTMKLSTLKKWYSTILGSTRLLNAYGPTEAVITASTFEISKDLIKEKLYSSIPIGKACANRKFYILDENGSPVPPGFPGELHITGDALAIGYHNLEETTKEKFVQNPFSDKQEKMYKTGDKVCFSSDGNLEFLGRVDEQVKIRGFRIEPGEVEAALLKHVEIQETVVIPNIDASGEKTLFAYFIPKPGTTPTISNLRSFLAKQLPAFMVPAIFIPLSEFPLQPSGKINKNNLPIPDDIRVQLATEYVAPRTDTEKVLAEIVAEVLKIDKVGINDNFFELGGHSMLGTLVISMIREKFNVEVPLRALFESPTVNGISLAIAEVQAEEHDDDELSDMLDELEGMSDDEIAALLEDDE is encoded by the coding sequence ATGAGCGATATTTACAAACAAATAGCCAATCTACCACCGGAAAAACGTGAAGTCCTGGAAATGATGCTGATGGAGCAAGGAGTCGATCTTGCCCAAATGGCTATTATCCCTGTTTCTCGTGATATTAATAAATTTCCTCTGTCCTATTCGCAACAACGTCTTTGGTTTCTGGATCAATTAGAACCTGGAAGCCCATTATACAATATTTGTTCACCCATTTTAATAAAGGGCAATCTAAATAAAGATGCCTTGAAAAGTGCACTTTGTGAAATTATAAAACGCCACGAGGTGTTACGAACCACATTTACAAATGAGGGTAAAGAACCATATCAAATAGTACAGCAAGCTTTCGAGCCGGATATTGACATAGTTAGTGAATCGAATAATAACGATATTCAACAACTGATATTTGAAGAATCGATAAAACCTTTTGATTTAAACAATGGGCCACTTTTACGTGTAAAACAAATTCAAATCAGCGATGACAAAAATATAATAATTCTCACGCTGCACCATATTGTTTCGGATAATTGGTCCACAGGTATTCTGATCCATGAAATAATGCAGCTATACCCTGCCCTTGCTAATGAAGATAAAATTTCACTCGCCGAGTTGCCCGTTCAATATGCAGATTTCTCATCCTGGCAACGAAAATGGTTGAGCGGTAAAACCCTGCAAAACCAGCTTGATTATTGGGAGAAGCAACTTGCAGGAATTCCGCCCATCCTGGAAATGCCCTCCGATTTTCCCCGGCCAGCTGTGCAAACTTTTAACGGAGACAATTTGCTTTTTGATCTCGACATTGAATCCGTGCAAAACATTAAACAACTCTGCGAGAAATTTGACATCACGCCATTTATGGCCCTGTTATCTGTTTTTCAGATAATGCTTTTTAAGTACTCCGGGCAAAATGATTTTTGTATCGGTTCACCCATCGCAAACCGTAACCGCAGCGAAACGGAATCACTGATTGGATTTTTTATCAACACGTTAGTTTTGCGGGCCGACTTATCCGGCAATCCAAAAATATCTGAACTTTTAAAACGTGTAAAAGAGACAACGATCGGGGCAATCGATCATCAGGATTTACCTTTTGAAACACTTGTAGAAAAATTAGATCCCAAACGGGACATGAGCCACACACCGCTTTTTCAGGTAATGTTTGTTTTAAACAATGCGCCGGTAGAAACATTAAAATTGCCGGAGTTGGAAGTAAGCCTTGTAGAATTAGACAATAAAACATCAAAGTTTGATCTGATTTTTAATTTCACTGAAAATGGTGATTTGTTAAATGGCAAAGTTGAGTTTAATACCGATGTTTTTAAAGCAGAAACCATTTCACAGATGATTGGTCATTTTAAGCAAACCTTAACTCAGCTTTTAAAAAATACTTCTCAAACTGTTTCTGAGATTAGCTTGCTCGAGGAAGATGAACGTAACCTTGTTTTGAATCAGTGGGCTTCAAGCGAACGGACATCAAATGCAACCAAATTAATTCCGGAAATGATTGATGAAAACCTCACAGAAAATGCTGACAAAATTGCTTTACAAATTGCAGATCAAAATATTACATACAAGGATTTACTAAAAAAGTCTAACTCTTTAGCGACGTTTTTGGTAAATGAAAAGAAAATCCAACCCGGTGATATTGTTGCAGTTCTGGCAAACCGATCTGCCGAAATGATTTATGGAATGCTGGGTGTTATGAAAGCCGGTGCGACCTATTTGCCACTCGATGCAAGTTACCCTCAAGACCGTTTACAATATATGATTGATGACAGCAACGCCAAATTACTCTTAACCAAATCTGATTTGGACATTGCAAGTAAACTGGAAATATCTGAAAAAATTATTTTTAAAAATATTCCTGAGAACAATGAAGTTGTAAATCAGGCTAAACCAAACAGTCCGGCATATATAATTTATACATCTGGTTCCACCGGAAATCCAAAAGGTGTTTTAGTAGCTCATCAAACAATCGCTGATCATTGTTTAGATATGGCCAGGCATTATAACCTTACTTCGAAGAAAAATGTACTTCAATTTGCAGCATTGAATTTTGATGCTTCCTTAGAACAAATCTTACCAACATTAATAAGCGGTGCAACACTTGTTTTGAGAGATGATGAAGTATGGCCTGCCGCAGATTTTATGGCTTATGTAAATAAATATAACCTAAATGTGATAAACCTGCCTACAGCGTACTGGAATCAATTGACAGAATATTTGAGTTCCAAAGAACAAATACAAAACCTGATAAGCCACAATCTTGAGCTTGTTATTATTGGTGGCGATACAATGAAGTTAAGCACTTTGAAAAAATGGTATTCCACAATCCTTGGCAGCACTCGTTTATTAAATGCTTATGGCCCGACTGAAGCTGTAATTACAGCATCAACATTTGAAATATCCAAAGATTTAATAAAAGAGAAATTATACAGTTCAATTCCGATTGGAAAAGCTTGTGCCAACAGAAAATTTTATATTTTGGATGAAAACGGTAGCCCGGTTCCGCCAGGATTCCCAGGAGAGTTGCATATAACAGGTGATGCATTGGCCATTGGATATCACAATCTTGAAGAGACAACAAAAGAAAAATTTGTTCAAAATCCATTTTCTGATAAACAAGAAAAAATGTATAAAACAGGAGATAAAGTCTGTTTTTCTTCTGATGGAAACCTGGAATTCCTTGGTCGTGTTGATGAACAAGTAAAAATTCGTGGATTTAGAATTGAACCCGGAGAAGTTGAAGCGGCTTTACTTAAACATGTCGAAATACAGGAAACGGTTGTCATTCCAAATATTGATGCATCTGGTGAAAAAACCTTGTTTGCCTACTTTATTCCAAAACCAGGTACAACTCCGACTATTTCTAATTTAAGATCTTTTTTGGCCAAACAATTGCCTGCATTTATGGTTCCGGCCATTTTTATTCCCCTTTCTGAATTTCCATTGCAGCCAAGTGGTAAAATCAACAAGAATAATTTGCCAATACCTGATGATATAAGGGTGCAGTTAGCAACAGAATATGTTGCCCCAAGAACTGATACTGAAAAAGTTCTTGCTGAAATAGTAGCCGAGGTTTTGAAAATTGACAAGGTTGGCATCAATGATAATTTCTTTGAATTAGGTGGCCATTCAATGTTGGGAACATTGGTTATTTCAATGATCCGTGAAAAATTCAATGTTGAGGTCCCATTAAGAGCATTGTTCGAATCACCAACAGTTAACGGGATATCGCTGGCAATTGCTGAAGTTCAGGCGGAAGAACATGATGATGATGAACTAAGCGACATGCTCGATGAGCTTGAAGGTATGTCGGATGATGAAATTGCCGCATTATTAGAAGACGATGAGTAA